Proteins from a single region of Oryza brachyantha chromosome 6, ObraRS2, whole genome shotgun sequence:
- the LOC102702109 gene encoding arp2/3 complex-activating protein rickA, translating into MPCCSAVLSAAAAAAAASRTPPWLHRLHAKGGLSFPSNLHIDDLLYGQRRGLPPPPPAPPSSSAVPKEPPPSTKPKQPKTKQQQQQQPPPPPPQKPPQGSTNPSLPNPSSSSNPQPPQLQLSNVVADLFVTPSSAPLPLQSIKAFRKQNRPRPRLDKSSRPTKANKDKAKVKVKKRRRSERAADADGERSGERSGRTEVTVIDTSTDGWKAAKLLLRRGAVWKVRDKTSQVSEPEDPTKVKRRAGLVSKIQRDREKQKQKEKEANSSGNVHAISGDVMKELDGPFQALKRSRCSEPEPEGQIIVFPH; encoded by the exons ATGCCGTGCTGCAGCGCGGTGCtgagcgccgcggcggcggcggccgcggccagcCGCACGCCGCCGTGGCTGCACCGCCTCCACGCCAAGGGGGGGCTCTCCTTCCCCTCCAACCTCCACATCGACGACCTCCTGTACGGCCAACGCCGGGGCCtacctccgccaccgccggcgccgccgtcttctTCCGCCGTCCCCAAGGAGCCACCGCCGTCTACCAAGCCTAAGCAGCCCAAgaccaagcagcagcagcagcagcagccgccgccgccgccgccgcagaagCCACCCCAAGGTAGCACCAACCCCTCCCTACCAAAccctagcagcagcagcaaccccCAACCTCCGCAGCTGCAGCTCTCCAACGTCGTCGCCGATCTCTTCGTCACCCCGTCCTCCGCTCCTCTGCCCCTCCAGTCCATCAAAGCCTTCCGCAAGCAGAATCGGCCCCGTCCTAGGCTTGACAAGTCCTCTCGCCCCACCAAGGCGAACAAGGACAAGGCCAAGGTCAAGGTCAAGAAGCGCCGCCGCTCTGAGCGTGCCGCCGATGCCGACGGGGAGAGGAGTGGGGAGCGGTCTGGAAGGACCGAGGTGACCGTTATCGACACCAGCACCGATGGGTGGAAGGCAGCCAAGCTGCTCCTCCGGAGGGGCGCTGTCTGGAAGGTGCGCGACAAGACCTCTCAGGTCTCTGAACCTGAGGAtcccaccaaggtcaagaggAGGGCTGGCTTGGTCTCAAAGATCCAAAGGGACAGagagaagcagaagcagaaggagAAAGAAGCAAACTCTTCG GGTAACGTTCATGCTATTAGTGGAGATGTGATGAAAGAGTTAGATGGTCCTTTTCAAGCACTGAAAAG ATCTAGATGTTCTGAGCCAGAACCAGAAGGCCAAATTATAGTGTTTCCTCATTGA